A genomic region of Bosea sp. 124 contains the following coding sequences:
- the phnE gene encoding phosphonate ABC transporter, permease protein PhnE — translation MSALPIVAGSLRARAFPPNWPLRIGAALFLIYVGYAARILDIRWERFVQGLDNGAKFLGRMFPPNVAADKMQLLLSGMLESLQIAIIATGAGVLLALPLGLFAARNLMPLPVTIAARGVIALCRTFHPVIVAILFVKAVGFGALAGVMALVVATLGFIAKLIAEAIEEMSMKPIEALRAAGSPFLSVVTMGVVPQVLPRFIGFAAYQLDSNLRNSALVGLVGGGGIGATLFTAFQRFDYDFVLTIIIAIIVTVMAGEVLSAFMRRIYQDEAPSGVVVEKPAGRLWRRFTPMERGLRLAFWGLAALALGWSLQTIEVIPEFLYDAPQQTADLFQRMWPIDWSYFGKTVGEALVETLHTATLGTILAIGLATPVALLCARNVSPSPWANALGRFILVATRSIHTLVWALLFVAVFGPGALAGVMAVAVHSIGFTGKFLSEAIEEAKAGPIEALRAAGASRRAILLKGFWPQVKPAFLAVSLFRWDINVRESAVLGLVGAGGLGVALQASMDNLYWDQVGLVLLVIFVVVVITEIVTTTIRSRVI, via the coding sequence ATGAGCGCTCTTCCCATCGTCGCCGGAAGCCTGCGCGCCCGGGCTTTTCCGCCGAACTGGCCGCTGCGCATCGGCGCGGCGCTGTTCCTGATCTATGTCGGCTATGCCGCGCGGATTCTCGACATCCGCTGGGAACGCTTCGTCCAGGGGCTCGACAACGGCGCCAAATTCCTGGGCCGGATGTTTCCGCCCAATGTCGCGGCCGACAAGATGCAGTTGCTGCTCTCCGGCATGCTGGAATCGCTGCAGATCGCCATCATTGCGACAGGCGCGGGCGTGCTGCTGGCGCTGCCGCTGGGACTGTTTGCCGCGCGCAACCTGATGCCGCTGCCGGTCACGATCGCGGCGCGCGGCGTGATCGCTCTGTGCCGCACCTTTCACCCGGTCATCGTCGCGATCCTGTTCGTGAAAGCGGTCGGTTTCGGTGCGCTCGCCGGCGTGATGGCGCTGGTGGTCGCGACGCTGGGTTTCATCGCCAAGCTGATCGCCGAGGCGATCGAAGAGATGTCGATGAAGCCGATCGAGGCGCTGCGTGCCGCCGGCTCACCCTTTCTCTCGGTCGTCACGATGGGCGTCGTCCCGCAGGTGCTGCCGCGCTTCATCGGCTTTGCCGCCTACCAGCTCGATTCCAACCTCCGGAATTCGGCGCTGGTCGGTCTGGTCGGCGGCGGCGGTATCGGGGCGACGCTGTTCACCGCCTTCCAGCGCTTCGACTACGACTTCGTCCTGACGATCATCATCGCGATCATCGTGACGGTGATGGCAGGCGAGGTGCTCTCCGCCTTCATGCGCCGAATCTATCAGGACGAGGCGCCATCAGGCGTGGTGGTCGAGAAGCCCGCCGGCAGGCTCTGGCGCCGGTTCACGCCGATGGAGCGCGGCTTGCGCCTTGCTTTCTGGGGGCTTGCGGCGCTGGCGCTCGGCTGGTCCCTGCAGACCATCGAGGTCATCCCTGAATTCCTCTACGATGCCCCGCAGCAGACCGCCGACCTGTTTCAGCGGATGTGGCCGATCGACTGGAGCTATTTCGGCAAGACCGTCGGCGAGGCATTGGTCGAAACGCTGCACACCGCGACACTGGGCACGATCCTCGCCATCGGGCTGGCGACGCCGGTGGCGCTGCTCTGCGCCCGCAACGTCTCGCCGTCGCCCTGGGCCAATGCACTCGGTCGCTTCATCCTTGTGGCGACCCGTTCGATCCATACGCTGGTCTGGGCGCTGCTTTTCGTGGCCGTGTTTGGGCCGGGCGCGCTGGCCGGCGTCATGGCGGTTGCCGTGCACTCGATCGGGTTCACCGGCAAGTTCCTGTCCGAGGCGATCGAGGAGGCGAAAGCCGGTCCGATCGAGGCGCTTCGCGCCGCCGGTGCGTCGCGCCGTGCCATCCTGCTGAAAGGCTTCTGGCCGCAGGTCAAGCCGGCCTTCCTCGCCGTCAGCCTGTTCCGCTGGGACATCAACGTTCGTGAAAGCGCCGTGCTCGGTCTAGTCGGCGCGGGCGGGCTCGGTGTCGCGCTTCAGGCCTCGATGGACAATCTCTACTGGGATCAGGTCGGGTTGGTGCTGCTCGTGATCTTCGTGGTCGTCGTCATCACGGAGATCGTTACCACGACCATCAGGTCGCGCGTGATCTAG
- the phnD gene encoding phosphate/phosphite/phosphonate ABC transporter substrate-binding protein → MSLKLHSLAATASLLVGLSAGWAGPAVAQDACPHSGQLDTMYCDGNKDLVADAPADPKKWKDPSALVWAYTPVEDPAVYANIFKPLTDHLATCTGKRIVYYPVQSNSAEIEAMRSGRLHFAGFSTGPTGFAVNLAGAVPFAAKGSADGVRGYNLVAVVKASSPYQKLADLKGKKVAHTSPSSNSGNLAPRVLFPEHGLTADTDYKPLMSGGHDKSILGVVSGDYDMGAVAGDVYERMIVRGTIKKEDVREIYRSAIFPTSSFAYAHDLKPELAKKLTDCFFSFRFTPEMTKEFNGDDRFLPITYQKDWAVVRDVAEKSGTPYNKSAYDTEAKREADELAKKKAAPAKAP, encoded by the coding sequence ATGAGCCTGAAACTGCACTCACTTGCTGCGACGGCGTCGTTGCTGGTCGGCCTGTCTGCCGGCTGGGCCGGTCCCGCGGTCGCACAGGACGCCTGTCCGCATTCGGGGCAGCTGGACACGATGTATTGCGACGGCAACAAGGACCTGGTTGCCGACGCGCCCGCGGATCCGAAGAAGTGGAAGGACCCGTCGGCGCTGGTCTGGGCCTATACCCCGGTCGAGGACCCTGCCGTCTACGCCAATATCTTCAAGCCGCTGACCGACCACCTCGCGACATGCACGGGCAAGCGGATCGTCTATTATCCGGTCCAGTCGAACTCGGCCGAGATCGAGGCGATGCGCTCCGGCCGCCTGCATTTCGCCGGATTCTCGACCGGGCCGACCGGCTTCGCCGTCAATCTCGCCGGTGCGGTGCCATTCGCTGCCAAGGGCTCGGCCGATGGCGTGCGAGGCTACAACCTCGTTGCCGTGGTCAAGGCTTCGAGCCCCTATCAGAAGCTCGCCGATCTCAAGGGCAAGAAGGTCGCCCATACCTCGCCCTCGTCGAACTCGGGCAATCTCGCGCCGCGCGTGCTGTTCCCTGAACACGGCCTGACCGCCGATACCGACTACAAGCCGTTGATGTCGGGCGGGCACGACAAGTCGATCCTTGGCGTCGTCTCAGGCGACTACGACATGGGCGCAGTCGCCGGCGACGTCTATGAGCGCATGATCGTGCGCGGCACCATCAAGAAGGAGGATGTGCGCGAGATCTATCGCAGCGCGATCTTCCCGACCTCGTCCTTTGCCTACGCCCACGACCTCAAGCCCGAGCTCGCCAAGAAGCTGACCGACTGCTTCTTCTCCTTCCGCTTCACGCCCGAGATGACCAAGGAGTTCAACGGAGACGATCGCTTCCTGCCGATCACCTACCAGAAGGACTGGGCGGTGGTGCGCGATGTCGCCGAGAAATCCGGAACGCCCTACAACAAGTCGGCCTATGACACCGAGGCCAAGCGGGAGGCGGACGAACTCGCCAAGAAGAAGGCGGCACCTGCCAAGGCGCCCTGA
- the phnC gene encoding phosphonate ABC transporter ATP-binding protein → MSALPAASGQGRALVIRNLVKEYRPGQPVLRDISLTVSEPGIVAIIGPSGTGKSTLIRCINRLVDPTSGSIVLGGTDLAKLQGEALRQARRRLGMVFQEYNLVERLTVIENVLCGRLGYVPVWRAWTRRFPEADIARAFSLLDSVGLTEFATRRADQLSGGQRQRVGIARAVMQDPDLVLADEPTSSLDPKTSVEIMELLAKVGRDRDIPVLVNIHNVALARRYALRIIGMSKGLVVYDGPPGGLQDSHLAEIYGGEGWME, encoded by the coding sequence ATGAGCGCCCTGCCTGCGGCGTCCGGCCAGGGCCGGGCGCTCGTCATTCGCAATCTCGTCAAGGAATACCGGCCAGGACAGCCGGTGCTGCGCGACATATCCCTGACCGTCTCGGAGCCAGGCATCGTAGCCATCATCGGTCCGTCCGGCACCGGCAAATCGACGCTGATCCGCTGCATCAACCGTCTGGTCGATCCGACGTCGGGTTCGATCGTGCTCGGCGGCACTGATCTCGCGAAACTCCAGGGCGAGGCGCTACGGCAGGCGCGCCGCCGGCTGGGCATGGTCTTCCAGGAATACAATCTGGTCGAGCGGCTCACCGTGATCGAGAACGTGCTCTGCGGCCGGCTCGGCTATGTCCCGGTCTGGCGCGCCTGGACGCGTCGCTTTCCCGAGGCCGACATCGCGCGCGCCTTCTCCCTGCTCGATTCGGTGGGCCTGACCGAGTTCGCGACCCGTCGCGCCGACCAGCTTTCCGGCGGCCAGCGCCAGCGCGTCGGCATCGCACGCGCCGTGATGCAGGACCCCGACCTCGTACTCGCCGACGAGCCGACCTCCTCGCTCGATCCCAAGACCTCGGTCGAGATCATGGAGCTGCTCGCCAAGGTCGGGCGCGACCGCGACATCCCCGTGCTGGTCAACATCCACAATGTCGCGCTGGCAAGGCGCTACGCGCTGCGCATCATCGGCATGTCGAAGGGGCTCGTGGTGTATGACGGGCCGCCCGGCGGCCTGCAGGACAGCCATCTCGCCGAGATCTATGGCGGCGAAGGCTGGATGGAATGA